tatataataaataatacgtaaatattcaaataatctaTTTGCCCTACAAATTCAACGGAGTGGATTAATTAAAGTCGATTATGTCATATAAGAATTCAATCTACGTTTGCttatacctaacctaacctaacaaaatagaattgaaataaGATATTTCACGGTAATTTAGTGTatgtttttttatctaatttaatgaaaacctttttttaaatacatattttcataagttccatattagtttcaaaatatgtttatattattgCTATTTTTTGCTTCTTATATATTGTTCTCAGATTTTACTATTCCTGTCTTTTTTGGCCTATTTTGTAAAAGCTTGTTTACTTATGTAAGTTACTCCTCATTCTAAGTGTCTCAACTACCTTAAGGCAAGGCGCAAATTGGGACACGTATAGTAGGTGTAAGCAAtgttgccacaatttaaaagctgaatgtaaaaaaactagaaaatgtactagattgtaccaacttcaaacaaatttaataaaattatagaaagatgtataaacataagttaaattaaatttttttccaaaaatgttatagactgtgtcaattattattttaaggatgaaaaatttatataaagtttaccgataaaattagcaatgcagtacaaaaatctcacgatctaaatataaatcaacttggctctgtttataactttatatatgCGAACGCAGgcaaaatgtattagaaaaaaaggaaaaatctaCTAGGGTATTAATTACactaaaatgtactaaaattgtacaattgtacTAGCTCTGGCAACACTGGGTGTAAGGTAGCGCGAACGAGTTACACGATTCGTACATGCCACTCGTCAGGGCCTGTGCACTGGAATAGAAGTTCAGGACGATTTTCAACACCATCTATGTTATCGGTTTACATTTAAAAGCtaactttttggtgttttatttttgaatgtttgtcaatcTGGATTCTGAAACTAAGTTGCTATTATGCATCGAGAAACAACAaagattattgaatgaacaacgTTCATCTTTCAAATgtgtataaaatatttgcaaaGGTGTTTGatgttgtttgtttattagctatttgcatttttgtgcatttgaaagttattatttgttgcgaATTGTGCTGTCGTGTTTACTTAGTCAATATGAGTAAACTAGTAAAGGCCTGCTGTGTACCAGGATGCACGAATAAGCAAGCGATAAGGTGAgagtaatatttactatttattcatGTCTATACGAGAATAACTCTTTTCTTCCtaacttcattaatttgtatttaggaaatcattttgttgaatggttaaatatgttgaatgattttatcctgattttacttttttattgacatttcATTCCTACCAATGAAGACGTTTGCAGAATTTGGTTGCAAAGAATAAATACCCCAAGTTAATAATAGCAGATACAGTATTAACATCACATAGAATATGTGATATacattttgaatcaatttgtagaaaccccaatggcaagttaaaaaaacttttactgcCAACTCTACATTTACCTAGTAAGTACCTACTGAATTGTAGTAtattatttccacaaaaatctGCCTGTTAATTCTTCTAGTCACGTAATCAAGATGCTACATTGTTTGAATCATTGTACATTTTGGTTATAGGCATGACTCAACCATATTTGGCAGTTATAAGCAGGTAGAAATGGATTGATGTGTTTAACATCTGGGGAACAGGcttcatgtttttatttcatattaataaccAAAAGGATTATTCAACAATAATTTAGATGAAAGATAAATgtcattgtatattttctataatgtagtccaattgtttatttttgcttaCTGATTTCCTTTTTCTATTGAGATTAATTGAGACATTTTTTAGGATCAATTGCAAGGACTAGTTCCTCTATCAGCATCTTTACTGGTAATAGCCCAATAGAGGGAACAAAAAAACCTGTTAAGGTGTACACAAGGAAGCGATTATTTCAAACCTTTGTTGAATCTCCATCTACTCACACCTAGCTCCCGAGATTCTTTTCGATATCATCCAGCCATCGTTTGTGTGGTCGCCGGCCCTCGAGCTCCTGCCGGTACGCTCTGTGCACTTCATGTATCTCAGACATACGCTCCAAATGACCTAACCATACCCAACCAGTCTGGCACTCTTGACTTTTGTCACCAGGCTGGAGTCTTCATAGAGCCGGTAGAGCTCGTTGTTTGTACAGCTGTGCCAATTGCTCTGTTCACACGCTGGTCCATATATTCTGTCGCTCCCACGTGTTGAGCAGCTGCTCCACTGTTCAACACCCAGGTCTTGATAGCATACATGACAACTGGGCGGAGAATTGTGTGATAGATCCACTTTTTAGTTCTCCAATTCAGTACACGTGACTTTATTAGTCGTTAGAGACTGATACATATTGATCATATCCCAAAGAATGTAGCTAAGGAGTCTGACAGTCTATGATAATGCCTACTTATTTCCCATCTTTTCTTTTCATAACTCTCAGACACATAAAACTATTTTACTAGTTTACTCTATTTTTCCATCCATTAATTCTGTACACAGTTATGAACTTCTAAGATATTATGTATATGATATAACAACTAGTTTTGTTTTGCTTGTTATAGTGTCAAACTATTTTTAACTCTATTAATGCcaagtaaatatttttccttcaGTCTTTCCTTTAAACTCTTCTAGTCCTACCTATATGACAATTTTGCCCAAGACATCTAAAGATAGGATCGAGGGTATTTCCTCAATGATAGCTTCGTATTTGtagatttaaattattatggcagagttcaaattaaaacaaagtatttgaaacatattttaattttcactaGGCAAGAATCAATCTAACACCGTAACCATTTGCATAAACAAATGATaacttaaaaatattcatatgattaaaaaaaaccaatatacatttatcaaaaatataatagagGTTATATTGTATAatgtatcatcgaataacaaaaaataaatagataattttatgtcAAAATCTTGGAAGACCTATCCCTGCTgcttttgaatcaattttatcaCATATAAAAGAATATGCTCACTTATTTGTTGTTTAAAATCTATTAATCTAATATTTATAAAGCTCAAGTGTTCTTTTTCCAATTAAACACAATAAATACTCTATATCTTTTCTcccttaaaaatatataaatgcaATCTTTTGTAAAATACCTCTTGTTTTGAATACaaggaatattttcttttaaatttccTCAACTATGTTGGATGGGTTTTAAGATCATttgtattgattattatatagaGAAGTCATTGAAGAAGCTAGTTCAAAACGTACTAAGTTACTGTTTTAGTGTCCGTGTAAGTACTAAAATTtcttgaaacaaaataacaaaagccTACGTTGTCCAACTACACATTACATTACAGAACAATTTTGAGGGGTCGATACAAATTCTAAATCTTATCAATATATCCCTgacaaactttattttattacagataaatgatatttttggaattGCCCTTCAAcattaacattgaaaaattcacaaaatcaATTTACTGTACTGTATCAACAATTGTGAAATAATCCAAGAAACACTGAATGATAAACAAATACTTAACATAATCTATAAGTTTTAgctagttttcaaaaattaaatatacagcGTAAGCCATGAAATAGTTTTGTTGACGTCAAATATTCTTTAACTCTAagtatcatttttaaatggaattgttttacttgataaaaaacgattttaagatGCAGGAAAACCACATTACATTCCAGAAGTCGTAGTGTAAGCATACAATCATGAATATGACATGCTTTTGCTATTGCAATACCTAGCTAAGGAATATTTTAGaatcattgtaaaatattcaattagtTTTTATTCCAATAAAGAAGAATCACTTGaaaacgaaaatattcaatggTGTGCATAATGATATTTGATAATACACAAAGCCAAGTTGTTTAAGTGATGTAAGAATGTTTTCTGTCAATACTAGACTATGCACCAAATCTCCAGTAAGCATACAATAAGATATCGTGACTGCTACAATTCCTAAAgaatataaaagataaattgatatatatCAATGAATGCAAAATATAACCCGGAGAACATAGATTACAACCTTAACTAGACCACCAAATAATTCCAATAGTGTACTTGAAAATCTTATGTATATTCAAATACTGTATAGTAAAACACACAGTTTTTAGAATAAACGTTTTTTCATGACTTACACTGTAAACTAAAAATGCAATATCCGGATATATTCTAGCAACCTTCGCAAATGTGAtgcttataaaaataaattttctaactATCActgcattaattttttttttaataaaatcaaagatTAAATACTTCCTAGTTACACTACCCAGGTACTTTTATGTAACACTTGTGTGAAACTCCAATAAGAACCGGAATTTTGCTTGTTTGTCACCGATGTTCTGAACATCTTAGAATCGTCCAAAATTCGATTCTTTACAGATTTTATACCTTGGTATTCGCAGGGTCGGATTAACTTAGAGGCTTGGGGGGTCTATAGCCCCAGGTCCAATAGGGCCccatcattctgtattttttgatatgttgataccagaaatctaacgtattgatattattttgtgaattttttcgggtttccgaattccttaagggggccccgtcattattctagccccgggccttataaatcttaatccggccctgggtATTCGACATATAGAAGTGAAGTTACCAAATGTAAATTTTGACAGAGTTAATCTcatattgttgtttattttttagtgaagctgctctatttttttttataatatcaataaGGTAAGGTGAGATTCAATAAATAGAAGAATATAATTATgttaacatttgaaaaattaaaaaaaggagGCAATGCTGTAAAGTGAAATCACAAATCATTACTCATAAGCAACAAACAAGTTTGGaacttgttgaaatattttcatcgcAGGTGCTACAAACACCTGTGGCTTCTTATTTATTAGATAACTTATTGGTCAAATACCTATTACAATTGTGTGTATTTAGGGAGCttttaatatgataaaattaatgataaacgACAAAAATGATGACAATGCAGATCtttgaaacaatatttgatCACAATTGTTAAACATATGAAACATAATCTTAGAATCTGTTTTCTAGAAACAAGGACCTTTGACTTTTTCAGAAAAGTTTTAATAACTTCTATTAACCTTGAAAAGGAAATTTTCGAATATGGATTCTGAAgcattgacaaaaaatttgaataatgacAATAGGATATTTCTAATATGTGCAATATCAAGTAATTGTGATTTCATATTGttcaaatcaatatatttctCACTGTAGATTTCATAAGCATATAATTCAGATTATGATCCAAATTGTTCATCACAATTGTCAATTGGTTTAAAACTATAACCTCCACGGCCATCTAAATGTAGAACATACTCATGATGTTGCCAAAGTGATTTCCTATGAGATACCGTAAGTAGAGTGATACCCACTTCTCTACAATATCTATACATACTTCCTTCTACATCTACAGAAACAGCACTGGTACATTCATCCAAAATAGCGAATTGAGGTTGATGATAGAATAAtctgaaaacaatatttagaGAATAAACATAGAGCAAGAAAAAAGCAATAATTAGAACTGATACAGTAAATATATTTGATGTTCTCTaacataattttgtttgttatgtTCTAACATGAGTTATTGATTGaggctttatttatttaatccaAAAACGAAAACAAGTAATATAAACAGATTACTTCAATTAAGTAGGTAAGTTAGTCAAATTAATTATAGTAGTTTCATGTAAATTCATATCcccaataacaataaattaccatcaaataaaataatatgaaaacatattttgatatatctGACAATATTATGAACATTACCAACTTATATCAATATGTTTGagacaattatttattttaaactgcTTCTATTCAAAGTGAAATATAAGTAAGCTTCAAAtcttatttatacataaatatttcagtCCGTGTGTGTCTTGTCTTAATAGTTTTTGCGAATATTTCAATTcactgttttttaaaaattatttggaaagataataaatatgaaattaatcatTGAATGTCTTACCTAGCCATAGCTATCCTCTGTTTCTCTCCACCACTTAAAACATCCAACCAATCGGCAACAGCGTCTAAGCCACCTTCTCTTTCTAAAATGTAACCTAGTTGTACTCGTTGCAAATATTCTTCAAGTTTAGCGTCAGTTGTTCCTCTTCGATTCGCTTCAGCACCAGAATGAGGATAAGTTAATTGGTCCCTGAGACATCCTAAAGTCATATAAGGCCTTTGGGggatatagaataattttcctCTAGGCGGTTTGGTAAGTTCACCACCAAAAATCGGCCATAATTCTCCTAAGATTCTAAACAAGGATGACTTACCGGCACCATTGGGGCCACACACTAAAACATTCATGccagaatttatttcaaatgtaatttcATTTATAAGTACGTCTCCGTTTGGAGTTACCAAAGgaactttttgaaatttgattatattatttctgAATATTAATTTTCCACCATTTGGTGTCAGGCTCTCTGCACCCGCTACCATTGTTCGTTGATATTTGCCTTGGTTCAATTCTTGGAGTACTGCTCGTAATTGAGTTACACGTGCAGTAAAGCCAGCCAGACGTGTTAAATCTCTTCCTGCAAGTACCAAACGACCAATGGCTTCTGCTAGTTTTACTAACATTCTACCATAAGTGTAGTAAACCCTAGACCTGtgtcaaattgaaaatattctcatTAGAAATGAATTTACCTTGTTCGTTATTTTTAGATGATTTAGTAAAATACCTAGTGAATCAAATAAGTAACTATTTTATAGTaatgattattattaacaaattaccTTTCGTTTGTATCAAATGTAGTAAACTCGTGCCCTTTAGTCAGGAACGGTAAAGACACAGCAAAGAAACCAATTACACCAGCAAAATATTTTGCTACAATATTATCTATAATACCCATAAATACcctaaatttcaaaaattttctcaaatggTTCAATAGCTTATTATAACTAGCCATTAAGGTAGCTTTTTCTCTGGAGTTACCATTATAAAAAGCCACTTCTTCAGAATGAGTTATCAGTCTGGAATTAATATGTCTGAATTCCCCTTCTAACTTTTGTTCAACTGCAGTTAAcctaaaaatgaatataattaaaaagaaatcagAAGAAGAATGAGGGAAAACAAAAGTTatattaaatctaaaaaaaatacctTGCTGTTGGCTTTCTCAAGTTCGTCAGTAGAACTCCAGACACCAACAAGTATCCTAACATGATACTAGGAGTGCTTCCACCAAGTGTTGTTGATAATTTGTAAACATATATACCAATGTCCAGCAAAGGTTTAGCTGTATTACAATATAAATCAGTAATTCCTTCGCAAAATTTATCGATATCAGTTGTTAACAATTGATCAGCATTCGATATTCTGTTATCGAGATTCGTTATTCTATAATAAGTATAATTCTTCAAATATTCTTCATACAAGTGTCGAGTCATATTAGTTCTGAGTTGTATTTTAAGTGCTCCTATGGAATACTTCAATACATTGTTAACTACTGAAATTATTGGTATAGCagtaaaataatacaaaagacGCTTTCGGAACAGTTCTGGATCCATCGCAATTATtgcactaaaataaataaaatcgatgacatttttaaaataaagaacaCATCCAAAGTGAGAAATAAAACAAGTAGTATACTTAACTATGAACATACGTCTTTTCTATActaatacatataaatattattaagaacTAGAGAAAAGTGGGGTTTTCCATAGAAGAAAAGTCTATTGTTCTCTTTCAGTTACATAAGTTATTCACCAAAACTGGATATCTGAAAactacaacttttttatttcat
This portion of the Diorhabda sublineata isolate icDioSubl1.1 chromosome X, icDioSubl1.1, whole genome shotgun sequence genome encodes:
- the LOC130450796 gene encoding ATP-binding cassette sub-family D member 3; amino-acid sequence: MAPNYSKVLNKNKALAGAGALGAIVLIALKYKYKNGKLNRKKVKQIPEEEVKYLISDKLETKIKAQIDRKFFVQLGQLFKIAVPGWTSHESGLFFLIAASLISRSICDLWLISHGTKIESAIIAMDPELFRKRLLYYFTAIPIISVVNNVLKYSIGALKIQLRTNMTRHLYEEYLKNYTYYRITNLDNRISNADQLLTTDIDKFCEGITDLYCNTAKPLLDIGIYVYKLSTTLGGSTPSIMLGYLLVSGVLLTNLRKPTARLTAVEQKLEGEFRHINSRLITHSEEVAFYNGNSREKATLMASYNKLLNHLRKFLKFRVFMGIIDNIVAKYFAGVIGFFAVSLPFLTKGHEFTTFDTNERSRVYYTYGRMLVKLAEAIGRLVLAGRDLTRLAGFTARVTQLRAVLQELNQGKYQRTMVAGAESLTPNGGKLIFRNNIIKFQKVPLVTPNGDVLINEITFEINSGMNVLVCGPNGAGKSSLFRILGELWPIFGGELTKPPRGKLFYIPQRPYMTLGCLRDQLTYPHSGAEANRRGTTDAKLEEYLQRVQLGYILEREGGLDAVADWLDVLSGGEKQRIAMARLFYHQPQFAILDECTSAVSVDVEGSMYRYCREVGITLLTVSHRKSLWQHHEYVLHLDGRGGYSFKPIDNCDEQFGS